The Nitrospirales bacterium genome includes a window with the following:
- a CDS encoding heme peroxidase family protein, with product MSSCKPMHGTSKAKGCSHLSLGNFCKLFPDLKTWGEDCGIQHQCEAEYIAQILGGVGGIMHDVNSDSSDSSLPAAYTFFAQFIDHDITLDSTSNLHGDPKSTEEVSKLPNMRSASLDLDCVYGFGPEVMPFLYDQTQSGRLLTGTKKNENDVPRNSDGRALIGDPRNDENIFVSQMQLLFLRFHNRRIVGRSFEDAQQDCRYHYQWLVLHDFLKRVCDDNVFDYVLGEIKKGKYPKCDIRDKCHRICMPIEFSVAAYRFGHTLVRSQYPVNVNYPVVDLFDERFGTEGFSPIPPKLTVDWRYLLDVEPCHEFVFSKAFDHLLADELIRMPDPIVGRFASENDRSLAFRNVLRGYALGLPSGQQVAATLKDKGYSIDPKQDLQFGTLRGWPCIEKKYREKLEAHTPLFFYLMREAGVVGKGQQLGPVGSAILLEVFGAMLVYCDSFLKHKGWKPDPCIAKCGDFTLADLVRYAQGS from the coding sequence ATGAGTAGTTGCAAACCGATGCATGGAACATCGAAAGCCAAAGGCTGTAGTCATCTCAGCTTAGGAAATTTCTGTAAATTATTTCCAGATCTTAAAACATGGGGAGAGGATTGCGGCATACAACATCAATGTGAAGCCGAATACATCGCACAAATCTTAGGGGGCGTAGGTGGAATCATGCACGATGTGAATTCTGATTCTTCCGATAGCTCTCTGCCGGCAGCATACACCTTCTTTGCACAATTTATCGATCACGATATCACCCTCGACTCAACGAGTAATCTCCATGGAGATCCTAAAAGCACCGAGGAGGTGAGCAAGCTACCGAATATGCGTTCAGCGTCATTGGACCTTGACTGTGTCTACGGATTTGGGCCAGAGGTGATGCCGTTTCTCTACGATCAGACACAGTCCGGTCGCCTTCTCACTGGAACGAAAAAAAACGAAAATGACGTACCTCGTAATTCCGATGGTCGGGCATTGATCGGAGACCCGCGCAACGACGAAAATATTTTTGTCTCTCAGATGCAACTGCTCTTTCTTCGTTTTCATAACCGTCGTATCGTCGGACGCTCATTTGAAGACGCGCAACAGGATTGTCGCTATCACTACCAGTGGTTGGTGTTGCATGATTTTCTCAAACGCGTCTGCGACGACAACGTGTTCGACTACGTCCTTGGAGAGATCAAAAAAGGCAAATATCCGAAATGTGATATTCGAGACAAATGCCATCGCATATGTATGCCCATTGAGTTCTCAGTAGCTGCTTACCGTTTTGGCCATACTCTGGTTCGATCTCAATATCCGGTCAATGTGAACTATCCGGTCGTCGATCTTTTTGATGAACGTTTTGGAACAGAAGGCTTTAGTCCTATTCCACCAAAATTAACTGTAGACTGGCGTTATTTACTAGATGTTGAACCCTGTCACGAGTTCGTTTTTTCAAAGGCATTCGACCACCTGCTTGCAGACGAACTGATCCGCATGCCAGATCCAATCGTCGGACGATTCGCGAGCGAGAACGATCGTTCCCTGGCGTTTCGAAACGTGCTAAGAGGCTATGCGTTAGGACTCCCGAGCGGACAGCAGGTGGCAGCGACTCTGAAAGATAAGGGATACTCCATTGACCCGAAGCAAGACCTTCAATTTGGCACACTTCGCGGTTGGCCTTGTATCGAGAAAAAATACAGAGAAAAACTCGAAGCGCATACGCCTTTGTTCTTTTATCTCATGAGAGAGGCCGGAGTGGTAGGCAAAGGACAGCAGCTTGGGCCTGTTGGGTCCGCTATCCTCCTCGAAGTGTTTGGAGCCATGCTCGTCTATTGCGATAGCTTCCTTAAACATAAAGGATGGAAACCTGATCCCTGTATCGCAAAATGCGGCGACTTTACCCTCGCTGATCTCGTACGATACGCACAAGGCTCATAA
- a CDS encoding NADH-quinone oxidoreductase subunit M: MGEYSLLIILFAPFIGAIGLIFVPRQEELLTRMVAAVSSGICLLASFYIFFAYDTNQGGYQFVQRFPWSEQLGIAFYVGVDGIGGPLVFASAILLFAGVFVSWHIKDRTKEFYIFLLILAAATIGVFMSLDLFFLYFFYEMSVLPMYVLLGMWGSHTKGYLSMTDPEGLKLRDSVGFIFNFGSNSKEYAAMKLTLFLSAGAVVALMGILLIYHFSGLHTFDIVALKSQTGIAENSTLAIIIWILVFFGFASIAPIWPLHSWSPVGHAAAPAATSMLHAGVLMKLGHFSIIRVGYEIFPETTREWIWIAAVLCVFSIIYGGLVSYFAKDTKYVIGYSSSSHMGYIFLGMAALDYISLTGAVIYMFAHALATSMLFAMAGWVYDQTHTRDIPSLGGLMQKMPFISGAFIVGCMASIGMPGTVNFIAEVMIIVGSWEKYPFQVIIAVLGIVLTLAYLFKMMRGLFYGELSPEYAHSHDARSFVDRMPLILLIVCSVSLGIFPGHFYEVVRSTVEPMLDRINQVAPVVSQVTQHSQGLLP; encoded by the coding sequence ATGGGCGAATATTCTCTTTTGATCATCCTTTTCGCTCCGTTCATCGGTGCGATTGGGTTGATCTTTGTCCCGAGGCAGGAAGAACTCCTCACCCGCATGGTGGCGGCGGTCTCATCAGGCATTTGCCTCCTCGCCTCGTTTTACATCTTCTTCGCGTACGATACCAACCAGGGCGGCTACCAGTTCGTTCAGCGATTTCCCTGGTCGGAACAACTCGGCATCGCGTTTTATGTTGGGGTTGATGGTATCGGCGGCCCACTCGTCTTCGCGTCGGCGATTTTATTGTTCGCGGGCGTTTTTGTGTCCTGGCACATCAAGGACCGAACCAAAGAATTCTACATCTTCTTGCTGATCCTCGCCGCCGCGACGATTGGCGTGTTCATGTCCCTGGACCTGTTCTTCCTGTATTTTTTCTACGAAATGTCGGTGCTTCCGATGTATGTGCTCCTGGGTATGTGGGGCAGCCATACCAAAGGCTATCTGTCCATGACCGACCCCGAAGGCCTGAAGCTCAGGGATTCCGTCGGATTCATTTTCAATTTCGGGTCGAACAGCAAAGAATACGCGGCCATGAAATTGACGCTGTTCCTGTCGGCAGGGGCCGTCGTAGCACTAATGGGCATTTTGCTGATTTACCATTTTTCAGGATTGCATACCTTCGACATCGTGGCCCTCAAATCCCAGACGGGAATCGCGGAAAACAGTACGCTGGCCATTATCATCTGGATTCTGGTGTTTTTTGGGTTCGCGTCGATCGCCCCGATTTGGCCACTCCACTCTTGGTCCCCTGTCGGACATGCAGCCGCTCCCGCTGCCACGAGCATGCTTCACGCCGGCGTGCTGATGAAGCTGGGCCACTTTTCGATCATTCGCGTGGGCTATGAAATCTTCCCGGAAACCACCAGAGAATGGATTTGGATCGCGGCTGTCCTCTGCGTCTTCAGCATCATTTACGGCGGGCTCGTGTCGTACTTTGCCAAAGACACAAAATACGTGATCGGCTACTCAAGCTCATCACATATGGGCTATATCTTCCTCGGCATGGCCGCATTGGACTACATCAGTCTCACCGGGGCTGTGATTTACATGTTCGCGCATGCCCTCGCCACCAGCATGCTGTTCGCCATGGCTGGATGGGTGTACGACCAAACTCATACGAGAGACATCCCATCACTCGGAGGGCTGATGCAAAAAATGCCCTTTATCTCTGGGGCGTTCATCGTTGGATGTATGGCTTCGATCGGTATGCCCGGAACCGTGAATTTCATCGCTGAAGTCATGATTATCGTGGGTAGCTGGGAGAAATACCCATTCCAAGTCATCATCGCTGTCCTCGGTATCGTGCTGACGTTGGCCTATTTATTCAAGATGATGCGGGGCCTGTTCTACGGTGAGTTGTCGCCGGAATACGCCCATTCCCATGATGCCAGGTCGTTCGTTGACCGCATGCCGCTTATTTTATTGATCGTGTGCAGCGTCTCGCTGGGAATTTTCCCCGGTCACTTTTATGAAGTGGTGAGATCGACGGTCGAACCTATGCTCGACCGCATTAATCAAGTGGCTCCGGTGGTGAGTCAGGTTACGCAACATTCACAGGGATTATTACCTTAA
- a CDS encoding NADH-quinone oxidoreductase subunit J, protein MMWLLFVYFSVVSIVAGVMTVAFRNPVHCGLALLTVLLHVAGLFVLLNSEFLFAVQIIVYAGAILVLYLFVLMLLNLKTEEQHLHRKHALLLFASVGIFCELLFLLMQSPYGGIKGTASPQVILETGPSQAIGITMFSDYLLLFEIVGIFLLGAIIGAIVLAKTPSAISAKQESRL, encoded by the coding sequence ATGATGTGGCTGCTTTTCGTGTATTTCTCCGTGGTCAGTATCGTGGCCGGGGTCATGACTGTGGCCTTTCGCAACCCGGTGCATTGCGGGCTGGCGCTCCTTACGGTGCTCCTGCATGTGGCCGGTCTATTCGTCCTGTTAAATTCCGAGTTTTTGTTCGCCGTGCAGATAATCGTCTATGCCGGCGCCATCCTGGTTCTGTATCTCTTTGTGTTGATGCTCCTGAATCTCAAGACCGAAGAGCAGCATCTTCACCGCAAACATGCCTTGTTGCTCTTTGCTTCGGTGGGGATATTCTGTGAATTGCTGTTTCTCCTCATGCAATCGCCATACGGGGGGATTAAAGGCACCGCGTCTCCCCAAGTGATCCTTGAGACCGGGCCCAGCCAGGCCATCGGCATTACGATGTTCAGCGATTACCTTTTATTGTTTGAAATCGTCGGGATATTTTTGCTTGGCGCGATCATTGGAGCTATCGTGCTCGCGAAAACCCCATCAGCGATCAGCGCAAAACAAGAGTCAAGATTGTAG
- a CDS encoding NADH-quinone oxidoreductase subunit M translates to MQEELQAGFPILTFLTFFPLIGAIAVWAMKDEDLIKKSTLGVAVLELVVAVWLLLGFVPDSAAMQFSERYNWIPALGISYHMAVDGISVLFVGLTAFLTVLLVLYAWDTVKAHPKAFYMSILGLEMTIMGIFASIDLILFFVFWELMLIPSYFLIKLWGIGKECQTAALKYVLYTLLGSVFMLVGFCLLDLNHYAVKQTYSFDLLELLSVPIPMNQQLLIFWFLFLGFAFKAPVFPFHSWLPDALVQGPIPMSVMLAGIKMGTYGFLRFSFPLLPDASRDQTVVAIVMVLGLIAIVYGAIVAIIQLDLRRLLVFSSISHLGFVVIGLFALNFQGIQGSLLTMINLGFSTAGLFFLAGFVYERLGHTNVNKYSGLAKKMPLLATFFLIIGMASIGLPGTNGFVGEFLILLGVFQAYWLYGAIAVTGVIFAAAYFLWFYERGIFGPLKEGLPATLKDLNTREWGIGIALCVMIFWIGLYPSPFLRMMNGSVQEVVDRLNKGSAALVAPEPKILSQVIPD, encoded by the coding sequence ATGCAAGAAGAACTACAAGCTGGGTTCCCCATCCTGACGTTTTTGACATTCTTCCCATTGATCGGCGCGATCGCCGTGTGGGCCATGAAGGATGAGGACCTGATCAAAAAGTCCACGCTGGGGGTGGCCGTGCTGGAGCTTGTTGTCGCGGTGTGGCTGCTTCTGGGGTTCGTACCCGATTCCGCTGCCATGCAGTTCTCCGAACGCTATAACTGGATCCCGGCTCTCGGCATCAGCTATCACATGGCGGTTGACGGAATCAGCGTGCTCTTCGTCGGTCTCACGGCCTTCCTGACCGTTCTTCTAGTGCTCTACGCCTGGGATACGGTCAAAGCGCATCCCAAGGCGTTTTACATGAGTATCTTAGGGCTTGAGATGACGATCATGGGCATCTTTGCGTCGATCGACCTCATCCTGTTTTTCGTATTCTGGGAATTGATGTTGATCCCGAGTTATTTCCTCATCAAATTGTGGGGAATCGGGAAAGAATGTCAAACGGCGGCGCTCAAGTACGTGCTTTACACCCTGCTGGGCAGTGTCTTTATGCTGGTCGGGTTCTGCCTGTTGGATTTGAACCATTACGCGGTGAAACAGACCTATAGTTTTGACCTGCTGGAATTGCTTTCCGTTCCCATTCCTATGAATCAACAGCTGTTGATTTTCTGGTTCCTGTTTCTTGGGTTCGCCTTTAAAGCGCCGGTCTTTCCGTTTCATAGCTGGCTTCCCGATGCGTTGGTGCAAGGCCCCATTCCCATGTCGGTCATGTTAGCCGGCATTAAGATGGGGACGTATGGGTTCCTGCGATTCAGCTTTCCGCTCTTGCCGGATGCCTCCCGCGATCAGACCGTCGTAGCCATCGTGATGGTGTTGGGCCTGATCGCTATCGTGTACGGAGCCATCGTGGCCATCATTCAACTTGACCTCCGACGGCTCTTAGTCTTCAGCAGCATTAGTCACTTGGGCTTTGTCGTGATCGGCCTCTTTGCCCTGAACTTTCAAGGCATTCAGGGCAGTTTGCTGACGATGATCAATTTAGGGTTTAGCACCGCGGGGCTCTTTTTTCTTGCCGGCTTCGTCTATGAACGTCTGGGACATACGAACGTGAATAAGTACAGTGGTCTGGCGAAGAAAATGCCGTTGCTGGCGACCTTTTTCCTCATCATTGGAATGGCCTCCATCGGATTACCGGGGACTAACGGCTTCGTCGGCGAATTTCTAATATTGCTCGGCGTGTTTCAAGCTTACTGGTTATACGGCGCCATCGCGGTAACCGGCGTCATTTTTGCCGCAGCCTATTTTTTGTGGTTTTACGAACGTGGTATTTTCGGCCCTCTGAAGGAAGGCCTCCCTGCCACGTTGAAAGACCTGAATACCAGGGAATGGGGAATCGGCATCGCGTTATGCGTGATGATCTTCTGGATCGGCCTGTATCCGTCGCCATTCTTGCGGATGATGAATGGCTCAGTGCAGGAAGTCGTGGATCGACTGAACAAGGGAAGCGCGGCCCTGGTGGCACCAGAACCAAAAATCCTCAGTCAAGTGATACCGGACTAA
- the nuoL gene encoding NADH-quinone oxidoreductase subunit L, with protein sequence MFDLLVLLIPIFPLLAVLANGIAGNRYSTDLAGKLAFGSVGLSFLCALGVLGQVISDPTPREVIAYSWIFGSDLSIDLAFLIDPLTTVFLMVITGVGLLIHIYSVGYMHGEEGFTRFFTYMNLFMVSMLLLVMGNNYLVLFIGWEGVGLCSYLLIGYYYEKISAGQAATKAFVVNRIGDAGFLLAIFLVFSEFRTLDYLKVLEQAPQLSTGMATAIALCLLIGAVGKSAQIPLYTWLPDAMEGPTPVSALIHAATMVTAGVYMVVRNHVIFDLSPVALTTVGLVGGFTALFAATIGLVQNDIKRVLAYSTVSQLGYMFLACGVGAYTAAIFHVVTHAFFKALLFLSAGAVIHSLEGEQDIRKMGNLYTKIPITYKVFLIGTVAIAGIFPLAGFWSKDEIMAHAFIHHHYFLYLLAAIGAFLTSFYMFRLTNLTFYGESRVDPKVESHIHESPKVMTVPLMILAALSLVGGVFLGFPPEHGLLHGFLHDVATPLGATAHEVNVGLLVGLGSFAMMIAVGGWALARYMYISNPGVADEWAQKAPGLYTTLLNKYYVDEFYDKVFVEPCKRLGEALDWFDRNVLDRFVTGIGRMTDLSAAGSTWIEKHVMYAGLNIIGYGHHLAAWAWRKLQSGMVHHYAAIIIIGLAILVHVAFLWFTSANALGQ encoded by the coding sequence GTGTTCGATCTTTTAGTTCTGCTTATCCCCATCTTTCCGTTGCTTGCGGTCTTGGCGAACGGAATCGCGGGGAACCGGTACTCGACTGACCTGGCTGGCAAGCTGGCGTTTGGGTCGGTAGGGCTGTCATTTCTGTGCGCCCTTGGCGTCCTGGGCCAAGTCATCTCCGACCCCACGCCCCGGGAAGTCATCGCCTACTCCTGGATTTTCGGAAGCGACCTGTCCATCGATCTGGCCTTTCTCATCGATCCCCTGACAACCGTGTTTTTGATGGTCATCACCGGCGTCGGGCTGCTCATTCATATCTACTCCGTCGGCTACATGCACGGCGAAGAAGGCTTCACCAGATTTTTCACCTACATGAACCTGTTCATGGTGTCCATGCTCCTGCTGGTCATGGGCAACAATTATCTGGTGCTGTTTATCGGCTGGGAAGGCGTCGGTCTCTGTTCATACCTCTTGATCGGGTATTACTACGAAAAGATTTCTGCCGGCCAAGCGGCCACCAAAGCATTTGTGGTGAACCGAATCGGCGATGCGGGGTTTTTACTCGCCATTTTCCTGGTTTTTTCAGAATTCCGAACCTTGGATTATCTGAAAGTCCTGGAACAGGCGCCACAACTTTCGACGGGCATGGCGACGGCCATCGCGCTGTGTTTACTCATCGGCGCAGTCGGAAAATCCGCACAGATTCCCTTGTACACCTGGTTGCCCGACGCCATGGAAGGTCCGACACCGGTGAGCGCCTTGATCCATGCCGCCACGATGGTCACCGCCGGAGTCTACATGGTGGTCCGCAATCATGTGATATTTGATCTCTCGCCTGTGGCGTTAACCACGGTGGGTCTGGTGGGAGGGTTCACGGCCCTGTTTGCCGCCACGATTGGGCTGGTGCAGAACGATATCAAACGGGTTCTGGCCTATTCCACGGTTAGCCAGTTGGGCTACATGTTCTTGGCCTGTGGGGTCGGCGCGTACACCGCCGCGATCTTTCATGTTGTCACGCACGCGTTTTTCAAAGCCCTCTTGTTCCTATCGGCCGGCGCGGTCATTCACTCACTGGAAGGCGAGCAAGACATCCGGAAAATGGGAAATCTCTACACGAAAATCCCCATTACCTATAAGGTGTTCCTGATCGGCACGGTCGCCATCGCCGGTATTTTCCCATTGGCAGGATTCTGGAGTAAGGATGAAATCATGGCCCATGCCTTCATCCATCATCATTACTTCCTCTACCTGCTGGCCGCCATCGGCGCATTTCTCACGAGTTTTTACATGTTCCGCCTGACGAATCTCACGTTCTATGGAGAATCGCGTGTTGATCCGAAAGTCGAATCGCATATTCATGAATCACCCAAGGTCATGACGGTTCCGTTGATGATTCTGGCGGCGCTCTCCCTGGTGGGAGGCGTGTTCTTAGGATTTCCTCCGGAACATGGCCTGCTTCATGGCTTTCTCCACGATGTGGCCACGCCGCTCGGCGCAACGGCTCACGAAGTGAACGTGGGGCTTCTGGTTGGCCTCGGGAGTTTTGCCATGATGATTGCCGTGGGCGGATGGGCATTGGCTCGCTACATGTACATCTCGAACCCTGGTGTGGCGGATGAATGGGCACAAAAGGCTCCCGGCCTGTACACGACGTTGCTCAACAAATACTACGTGGATGAATTCTACGACAAAGTGTTTGTCGAGCCATGCAAGCGACTTGGTGAGGCCCTGGATTGGTTTGACAGGAATGTGCTCGACCGGTTCGTGACCGGAATCGGCCGCATGACCGACCTCAGCGCCGCTGGCAGCACATGGATTGAAAAACACGTCATGTACGCCGGACTCAACATCATCGGTTATGGCCACCATCTGGCCGCTTGGGCCTGGAGAAAACTCCAGAGTGGAATGGTCCACCACTACGCCGCGATCATTATCATTGGCTTGGCCATTCTGGTCCACGTCGCGTTCCTGTGGTTCACGAGCGCAAACGCGCTCGGGCAGTAA
- a CDS encoding NADH-quinone oxidoreductase subunit N has product MMTFNLELTGSDLLLILPEIFLTLWLCVVLSVDFSMKKIHHETLAHLSIGGLLVTIFILFWFDQSGITGSLFKNMYVVDHLSIFFKILILVATAMVIFISIDYVKAFRLFKGEYYFMVVMSALGMMFMASANDLLSVFVTLEFSTFGFYVLVAYLREDVRSSEAGLKFFILGVFAAGLLAYGISLVYGETGTLIFSDMASTPGSYGLAIGFLLIFAALGFKIGAVPFHSWIPDTYQGAPTPVTAFLSIAPKGAAIAILIRMFYVGLASFKPMWVLLFVCASIISMTYGNVVAIAQKNIKRLLAYSGIAQIGTIMVGLAAGTKMGSDAMLFYLLTYLFANIGAFAVVIAVSSSIKSDEIEDYSGLNRRSPFLAAAMFLFLLSLAGVPPLAGFIGKLYLFVAAIEEELYTLLIVGLINIVISMYYYLIVVKKMYINEPIDSTPLPVSAPIKAVVYFCVAGTLLLGIYPKAFIDWAVAATLMFSKIAAPTTAALPVISGG; this is encoded by the coding sequence ATGATGACCTTCAATCTCGAACTCACCGGCTCGGACCTTCTCCTGATCTTGCCCGAGATTTTCCTTACGCTCTGGCTCTGCGTGGTCCTGTCCGTCGACTTTTCGATGAAGAAGATTCATCATGAAACGTTAGCGCACCTCAGTATCGGCGGGTTGCTCGTCACCATCTTTATCCTCTTCTGGTTTGATCAATCCGGTATCACAGGTTCCCTGTTCAAGAATATGTATGTCGTCGACCATCTTTCGATCTTTTTTAAGATCCTGATCCTGGTGGCGACAGCGATGGTCATCTTCATATCCATCGATTACGTCAAGGCCTTCCGGCTTTTCAAGGGTGAATACTATTTCATGGTCGTCATGTCGGCCCTGGGCATGATGTTTATGGCTTCGGCCAATGACCTGCTTTCCGTGTTCGTCACGTTGGAGTTTTCGACCTTCGGCTTCTATGTACTCGTCGCCTATCTGAGAGAGGATGTCCGTTCGAGCGAAGCGGGGCTAAAATTCTTTATTCTTGGTGTCTTCGCGGCAGGCTTGCTGGCATACGGGATCAGCTTAGTGTACGGCGAGACCGGCACGTTGATCTTCTCGGATATGGCCTCGACGCCGGGGAGCTATGGGCTGGCCATAGGATTCCTGCTCATCTTCGCCGCGCTCGGCTTTAAGATCGGCGCCGTGCCGTTTCACTCCTGGATTCCGGACACGTATCAGGGAGCTCCAACTCCAGTCACTGCATTTCTCTCGATCGCGCCAAAAGGGGCGGCCATCGCCATCCTGATTCGCATGTTCTATGTCGGACTGGCCTCGTTCAAACCCATGTGGGTCTTGTTGTTCGTGTGCGCGTCCATCATTTCCATGACCTACGGAAATGTGGTGGCTATCGCGCAAAAGAATATCAAACGGCTACTCGCCTATTCCGGCATTGCGCAAATCGGCACGATCATGGTCGGGTTGGCTGCCGGCACAAAAATGGGCAGTGACGCCATGCTGTTTTATCTGCTCACCTACCTGTTCGCCAACATTGGAGCCTTTGCGGTGGTGATTGCGGTGAGCAGCAGCATAAAAAGTGACGAAATTGAAGACTACAGTGGATTGAACCGGCGATCGCCGTTTTTAGCGGCTGCCATGTTCTTGTTTTTGTTGTCATTGGCGGGCGTACCGCCGCTGGCCGGATTCATCGGCAAACTCTATTTATTCGTCGCGGCGATCGAAGAAGAACTCTACACCCTTTTAATCGTCGGGCTGATCAACATCGTCATCTCCATGTACTACTATCTCATCGTCGTGAAGAAGATGTACATCAATGAGCCCATAGACTCCACCCCTCTCCCCGTATCCGCACCGATCAAAGCCGTAGTGTATTTCTGTGTGGCCGGCACCCTGCTGCTGGGGATCTACCCCAAAGCCTTCATCGACTGGGCCGTCGCCGCCACGCTGATGTTTTCAAAAATTGCAGCCCCTACCACAGCGGCACTTCCCGTCATCTCCGGCGGATAA
- a CDS encoding alpha/beta hydrolase translates to MMHPIVKVMMFILFFATACSTDNVRTLGEGEKDLDTWEDTPIWFHSALYYPSEISLNFPGYIIGIEKSPKELIAQDGDVITVNIPEAGEEMAQHISRIGDDDKLLFISHILENFGDQHGLRACAHYNAYYRERNSQTHIPFCQPDEVRQVNPQRAYWSSWEALDVLKRDIHRKLQSQPYTHIVIGMMGWNTDQEEAVRNFNSVAKNVWLAAMEAGADDFKPLFIGITWPSKWAADWITPIITLFSYGNKADDADEVGFGWLGVLLHDTLRHLPADVPVVVLGHSFGARVSSMGVCMGPAVVRKKGDALLPRNKISLLISLQGAYSMNRYYADQGREGIYYPGGCENAEHVVLTSSKYDTAMDNKSFVPFVGNDTTYDEHCKERPETEFDCIKASKDGDLTLSPVNQKQKTYINADELIYFNAYGSGGLAHSDIYRKEMGVMLWKVISAKAPSRR, encoded by the coding sequence ATGATGCACCCGATAGTTAAGGTTATGATGTTCATCCTGTTTTTTGCGACAGCCTGCTCGACGGACAATGTCCGTACGCTGGGAGAGGGCGAAAAAGACTTAGATACCTGGGAAGATACGCCCATTTGGTTTCATTCTGCCCTGTACTATCCATCCGAAATCAGCTTGAATTTTCCAGGGTACATCATCGGCATAGAAAAAAGTCCAAAAGAATTGATCGCTCAAGATGGAGACGTCATTACGGTGAATATTCCCGAGGCTGGCGAAGAAATGGCTCAGCACATCTCGCGCATTGGTGATGATGACAAGCTCTTATTCATTTCGCATATCCTGGAAAATTTCGGTGACCAGCATGGCTTGCGAGCCTGTGCGCACTATAACGCGTATTATCGCGAACGAAATTCCCAGACACATATCCCGTTCTGTCAGCCGGACGAGGTTCGTCAAGTGAACCCCCAAAGAGCTTATTGGAGCAGTTGGGAGGCTTTGGATGTCTTGAAGCGGGATATCCACCGTAAATTGCAGAGTCAGCCGTATACACACATCGTCATCGGGATGATGGGCTGGAATACCGACCAGGAGGAGGCTGTCCGAAATTTTAACTCAGTTGCCAAAAACGTGTGGCTGGCCGCGATGGAGGCTGGAGCTGATGATTTCAAGCCGTTATTTATCGGGATAACATGGCCGAGTAAATGGGCTGCCGATTGGATCACGCCGATCATCACTCTCTTCAGTTACGGGAATAAGGCTGACGATGCCGATGAAGTTGGCTTTGGATGGCTTGGCGTGTTGTTGCATGACACCCTGCGTCACTTACCGGCTGATGTGCCCGTTGTCGTGCTTGGTCATAGTTTTGGTGCGAGAGTGTCGAGCATGGGAGTGTGCATGGGGCCGGCCGTGGTCAGGAAGAAAGGCGATGCATTGTTGCCTCGCAACAAAATTTCGCTCCTCATTAGTTTGCAAGGGGCCTATTCCATGAACCGTTATTATGCCGATCAAGGGCGCGAAGGCATTTACTATCCGGGGGGCTGTGAAAATGCGGAACATGTGGTGTTGACCTCCTCAAAGTACGATACCGCGATGGACAATAAATCCTTCGTCCCATTCGTCGGGAATGACACCACGTATGACGAGCATTGCAAAGAGAGGCCTGAGACGGAATTCGATTGCATCAAAGCCTCGAAAGACGGGGACCTGACACTCTCACCTGTAAATCAGAAGCAGAAAACCTATATCAACGCAGATGAGCTGATCTACTTCAATGCCTACGGGTCTGGAGGCCTAGCCCATAGCGATATTTATCGAAAAGAAATGGGCGTGATGTTATGGAAGGTGATCTCAGCGAAAGCCCCGTCTCGCCGATGA
- the nuoK gene encoding NADH-quinone oxidoreductase subunit NuoK: MIPVEAYVAVSAILFMTGLVGVLVRRNFIIVLMCVEIMLNAANINLVAFSHYLESMAGQMAALFVIAIAAGEAAVGLAIIIVVFRGKIATNVDEINILKW, from the coding sequence ATGATCCCAGTCGAAGCCTATGTGGCCGTCAGTGCCATCCTCTTCATGACCGGATTGGTCGGCGTGCTGGTACGCCGCAATTTTATCATCGTGCTCATGTGCGTCGAAATCATGCTCAACGCGGCCAACATTAATTTGGTGGCGTTTTCTCATTATCTCGAGTCCATGGCCGGGCAAATGGCGGCCTTGTTCGTGATTGCCATCGCCGCGGGGGAAGCCGCTGTGGGGCTCGCTATTATTATCGTCGTCTTCCGTGGCAAGATCGCCACCAATGTTGACGAAATTAATATTTTAAAGTGGTAA